Proteins from a genomic interval of Rhodococcus rhodochrous:
- a CDS encoding alpha/beta fold hydrolase, with product MTQHIRSRRVLRRAGLVVVAVLAVVGLVAAYQFFFGAPGVGHFRSADGRDSYVAAYERAMSTLPTPSEVHDVPTRFGTVRVYEWTSPRTADSVPVVLVPGRASGVPMWGENLPGFLPEHRVLAFDALGDAGLSVQAAPLTSTDDQALWIDDVLSGLGVETAHVVGHSFGGASAASYAKQFPEKVRSLTLLEPVFTFGYPPARMLFWASVSTLPGLPTSWRDTALAKVGGVDDYDSDDAMAAMISEGSQHFSAALPTPSPLSDDELRALAIPTYVAIAERDSLVGGEKAAARARQLADAEVLVFPDTTHSLPMQAKDRLNSELPEFWRGSEQD from the coding sequence ATGACCCAGCACATTCGATCGAGGAGAGTTCTTCGGCGCGCCGGTCTCGTAGTGGTCGCGGTACTCGCAGTCGTTGGCCTGGTCGCCGCCTACCAGTTCTTCTTCGGCGCGCCGGGCGTCGGCCACTTCCGCAGCGCCGACGGTCGGGACAGTTACGTCGCCGCCTATGAGCGAGCGATGTCCACGCTGCCGACACCTTCCGAGGTTCACGACGTCCCCACCCGGTTCGGCACGGTCCGCGTCTACGAATGGACGTCGCCTCGGACGGCCGACTCCGTGCCCGTCGTTCTCGTCCCGGGCCGCGCGTCGGGTGTGCCGATGTGGGGCGAGAACCTTCCTGGCTTCCTTCCCGAGCACCGAGTTCTCGCGTTCGATGCCCTCGGCGACGCAGGACTGTCTGTCCAGGCCGCACCGTTGACCTCTACCGACGACCAGGCGCTGTGGATCGACGACGTGCTCTCAGGGCTCGGCGTGGAGACTGCGCATGTCGTCGGACATTCCTTCGGCGGGGCAAGCGCGGCGTCCTACGCGAAGCAGTTCCCCGAGAAGGTCCGGTCTCTGACATTGCTCGAGCCGGTGTTCACCTTCGGCTATCCCCCTGCCCGAATGTTGTTCTGGGCGTCTGTGTCGACACTGCCGGGCCTCCCGACCAGTTGGCGGGATACGGCACTCGCGAAGGTCGGAGGTGTCGACGACTACGATTCCGACGACGCCATGGCGGCGATGATCTCGGAGGGTTCGCAGCACTTCTCCGCCGCCCTGCCGACCCCGTCACCGTTGAGCGACGACGAGCTGAGGGCTTTGGCCATACCCACCTATGTCGCTATCGCGGAGCGTGATTCGCTCGTCGGAGGTGAGAAAGCAGCAGCTCGGGCACGGCAACTCGCCGATGCCGAGGTGCTGGTCTTCCCCGACACGACGCACTCGCTGCCCATGCAGGCGAAGGATCGACTGAACTCGGAGCTGCCCGAGTTCTGGCGCGGGTCGGAGCAGGACTGA
- a CDS encoding TetR/AcrR family transcriptional regulator — protein MPRVVDHAQRRREIVYALWAVIHERGIDGVTFQAVAAAGGVSIGRIQHYFDSKEHLIRTGAEYMVAEAEKRYERAESDPRAALVALLAQPVPTDEAGRLGVSVWYAYLAKSASDPWIRAFLEESTQGTAKETRRLLEELGMPPEKALKEATRLVALSNGLAQSALLGVTEPADGISLITDEVDRTTT, from the coding sequence ATGCCGAGAGTCGTCGACCATGCCCAACGCCGTCGGGAGATCGTGTACGCGCTGTGGGCGGTCATCCACGAGCGAGGGATCGACGGCGTGACCTTCCAGGCGGTGGCCGCCGCCGGGGGAGTGTCGATCGGTCGGATCCAGCACTACTTCGATTCCAAGGAACACCTCATCCGCACCGGCGCCGAATACATGGTCGCCGAAGCCGAAAAACGCTACGAACGAGCAGAATCCGATCCGCGGGCGGCCCTCGTCGCCCTTCTCGCTCAACCAGTCCCGACGGACGAGGCCGGACGTCTCGGCGTGTCCGTCTGGTACGCCTATCTCGCCAAGTCCGCGAGCGACCCCTGGATCCGCGCGTTCCTGGAAGAGTCGACACAAGGCACAGCAAAGGAAACCCGACGACTCCTCGAAGAACTGGGCATGCCACCCGAGAAAGCACTCAAAGAAGCCACGCGCCTCGTCGCACTCAGCAACGGCCTCGCACAGTCCGCCCTGCTCGGCGTCACGGAACCGGCCGACGGCATCTCTCTCATCACTGACGAGGTCGACCGCACGACCACCTGA
- the acnA gene encoding aconitate hydratase: MSDDSFGARDTLKVDDTDYRIYRIDKVPGSERLPYSLKVLLENLLRTEDGRLVTREQIEAVAGWDPKSTHNPEIQFSPARVLMQDFTGVPCVVDLVAMRDAMTQQGGDPKRINPLIPTELVIDHSVIADVFGTEDAFRINTDLEFQRNRERYELLRWAQGAFDDFKVVPPGTGICHQVNLEYLARVVFTREDEEGGLVAYPDSLVGTDSHTPMINGLGVVGWGVGGIEAEAAMLGQPASMLIPQVVGFKLTGELQEGTTATDLVLTVAEMLRKTGVVGKFVEFFGPGVANVPLANRATIGNMSPEYGSTISIFPIDDATLDYLRLTGRDDEQIRLVEAYAKEQGLWHDPDREPDYSEVVELDLSKVRPSVAGPKRPQDRIPVALTPKAVTSLLNGEEVPDVVSRVQDSGVDEGVLESFPASDPVSVRSEDSRDEPRDPVPDEADTSAPPSKKVPVRVGDGDEFELDNGHVVIAAITSCTNTSNPSVMIGAALLAKKAVEKGLRSKPWVKTSLAPGSRIVTDYYERSGLTPYLDKLGFNLVGYGCTTCIGNSGPLPDEIAAAIDEHDINVSAVLSGNRNFEGRIHPQTKMNFLASPPLVIAYALAGSMLVDLFNDPLGTDSEGNDVYLRDIWPTTQEIQEVIDDAVRAEMFETGYQDVYTGDETWRNLDVPDSEVFEWKDESTYVRRPPYFEDMSSEPEPLSDIEGARVLALLGDSVTTDHISPAGAIRRDSPAGRYLQEHGVEQADFNSYGSRRGNHEVMIRGTFANIRLRNQLVPDVEGGVTRYLPSDEQMSIYDAAQKYAEDGTPLVVLAGAEYGSGSSRDWAAKGTLLLGVRAVIAQSYERIHRSNLIGMGVLPLQFPEGESAQSLGLTGEEEFTITGLADSDEIPETVHVKAGDTEFDATVRIDTPAEAEYFQHGGILKYVLRKQLAQ; the protein is encoded by the coding sequence ATGAGTGACGACAGTTTCGGCGCACGCGACACCCTGAAGGTCGACGACACCGACTATCGGATCTATCGCATCGACAAGGTCCCGGGCTCGGAGCGGCTGCCCTACAGCCTCAAGGTCCTGCTGGAGAACCTGCTGCGCACCGAGGACGGGCGACTCGTCACCCGGGAGCAGATCGAGGCCGTTGCGGGATGGGATCCGAAGTCGACTCACAACCCGGAGATCCAGTTCTCCCCGGCACGCGTCCTCATGCAGGACTTCACCGGCGTGCCGTGCGTCGTGGACCTCGTCGCGATGCGCGACGCCATGACCCAGCAGGGCGGCGACCCGAAGCGTATCAACCCCCTGATCCCCACCGAGCTGGTCATCGACCACTCGGTGATCGCCGACGTCTTCGGCACCGAGGACGCCTTTCGGATCAACACCGACCTCGAGTTCCAGCGCAACCGCGAACGTTACGAGCTGCTGCGCTGGGCACAGGGAGCATTCGACGATTTCAAGGTCGTTCCGCCCGGCACCGGCATCTGCCATCAGGTGAACCTCGAGTACCTGGCCCGTGTCGTCTTCACACGGGAGGACGAGGAGGGCGGGCTCGTCGCATATCCCGACTCGCTCGTCGGCACCGACTCGCACACCCCCATGATCAACGGTCTCGGCGTCGTCGGCTGGGGCGTCGGCGGCATCGAAGCCGAAGCGGCGATGCTGGGCCAGCCGGCGTCGATGCTGATCCCGCAGGTCGTCGGTTTCAAGCTCACCGGTGAACTGCAGGAGGGCACCACGGCGACCGACCTCGTGCTCACCGTCGCCGAGATGCTCCGCAAGACAGGCGTGGTCGGCAAGTTCGTCGAGTTCTTCGGCCCCGGTGTCGCCAACGTGCCGCTCGCCAACCGCGCGACCATCGGCAACATGAGCCCGGAGTACGGCTCGACGATCTCGATCTTCCCGATCGACGACGCCACCCTCGACTACCTGCGCCTCACCGGTCGCGACGACGAGCAGATCCGCCTCGTCGAGGCGTATGCGAAGGAGCAGGGCCTGTGGCACGACCCGGATCGTGAACCCGACTACAGCGAGGTCGTCGAACTGGATCTGTCGAAGGTCCGGCCGTCCGTCGCCGGCCCGAAGCGACCGCAGGACCGTATCCCCGTCGCCCTCACACCGAAGGCCGTGACGTCGCTGCTCAACGGTGAGGAGGTGCCCGACGTCGTCTCCCGTGTCCAGGATTCGGGTGTCGACGAGGGCGTGCTCGAATCGTTCCCGGCCAGCGACCCGGTGTCGGTGCGCAGCGAGGACTCCCGCGACGAGCCGCGCGACCCGGTGCCCGACGAAGCCGACACCTCGGCTCCGCCGTCGAAGAAGGTTCCGGTGCGCGTCGGGGACGGCGACGAGTTCGAACTCGACAACGGGCATGTGGTGATCGCGGCGATCACGTCGTGCACGAACACGTCGAACCCGTCGGTGATGATCGGTGCGGCGCTGCTCGCCAAGAAGGCCGTCGAGAAGGGGCTGCGGAGCAAGCCGTGGGTGAAGACGTCGCTGGCTCCGGGGTCGCGGATCGTCACCGACTACTACGAACGTTCGGGTCTGACGCCGTACCTCGACAAGCTCGGGTTCAATCTCGTCGGTTACGGCTGCACGACCTGCATCGGCAACTCGGGTCCGCTTCCCGACGAGATCGCGGCCGCGATCGACGAGCACGACATCAACGTCTCGGCCGTCCTGTCGGGCAACCGCAACTTCGAGGGACGCATCCATCCGCAGACGAAGATGAACTTCCTCGCGTCGCCGCCGCTGGTGATCGCCTATGCGCTGGCCGGGTCGATGCTCGTCGACCTCTTCAACGACCCGCTCGGCACCGACTCCGAGGGCAACGACGTCTACCTGCGCGACATCTGGCCCACCACGCAGGAGATTCAGGAGGTCATCGACGACGCGGTGCGCGCGGAGATGTTCGAGACCGGCTACCAGGACGTCTACACGGGCGACGAGACGTGGCGGAATCTCGACGTGCCCGACAGCGAGGTGTTCGAGTGGAAGGACGAGTCGACGTACGTGCGGCGACCTCCCTACTTCGAGGACATGTCGTCGGAGCCCGAACCGCTGAGCGACATCGAGGGTGCGCGGGTACTCGCGCTGCTCGGTGACTCGGTGACCACCGACCACATCTCACCGGCCGGTGCGATCCGACGCGACAGCCCCGCGGGTCGCTACCTGCAGGAGCACGGCGTCGAGCAGGCGGATTTCAACTCCTACGGGTCGCGACGTGGCAACCACGAGGTGATGATCCGCGGCACCTTCGCGAACATCCGGCTGCGCAACCAGTTGGTGCCGGACGTCGAGGGCGGCGTCACCCGCTACCTGCCGAGCGACGAGCAGATGAGCATCTACGACGCCGCGCAGAAGTATGCGGAGGACGGCACGCCGCTGGTCGTGCTCGCGGGCGCGGAGTACGGGTCGGGCTCGTCGCGTGACTGGGCTGCCAAGGGCACACTGCTGCTGGGGGTGCGGGCGGTGATCGCGCAGTCGTACGAGCGCATCCACCGCTCCAACCTCATCGGTATGGGCGTGCTGCCGCTGCAGTTCCCGGAGGGCGAGTCGGCGCAGAGCCTCGGCCTGACGGGGGAGGAAGAATTCACCATCACCGGTCTGGCGGACAGCGACGAGATCCCCGAGACCGTGCACGTGAAGGCGGGGGACACGGAGTTCGACGCGACAGTGCGCATCGACACCCCGGCCGAGGCCGAGTACTTCCAGCACGGCGGAATCCTGAAGTACGTGCTGCGTAAGCAGCTCGCGCAGTAG
- a CDS encoding LysR family transcriptional regulator gives MELSLRRLRMLRELHRRGTVTAAALALHYTTSAVSQQLTQLERDVGAKLFERRGRRVQLTEAGVLLAEHAEEILQSVERATTALEQTRDGVSARLTAGVWASVASTLIPSALALLADEHPGIEVRTRELAPEETAGAVRDGSLDFSFVIEYSGYPMLWDPELTKVVIAVERLHAAVPPGTVPAGTIALADLAEHPWVLAGPKSHFGRAVSLACQRAGFEPRINHEVGEQATALSMVAAGLGVTLVSDLGLTLSPPGVEVVALTEPLFRTISIAHRGIASERPPLRLVIDAVRTAAAERGLAAQ, from the coding sequence ATGGAGTTGTCCCTGCGCCGATTACGGATGCTTCGAGAACTGCATCGCCGAGGTACCGTCACGGCCGCCGCGCTCGCCCTGCACTACACCACCTCGGCGGTCTCGCAACAGCTCACCCAGCTCGAACGGGACGTGGGCGCAAAGCTTTTCGAGCGCCGGGGACGTCGGGTCCAATTGACGGAGGCGGGCGTGCTGCTCGCCGAACATGCCGAGGAGATCCTGCAGTCGGTGGAGCGGGCGACGACCGCGCTCGAACAGACCCGCGACGGGGTCAGCGCGCGCCTGACCGCCGGTGTGTGGGCCTCCGTCGCATCCACTCTGATCCCCAGTGCGCTGGCGTTGTTGGCCGACGAGCACCCCGGCATCGAGGTCCGCACGAGAGAGCTCGCCCCCGAGGAGACCGCCGGCGCCGTGCGCGACGGTTCGCTGGACTTCTCGTTCGTCATCGAATACTCCGGCTACCCGATGTTGTGGGATCCGGAGCTGACCAAGGTGGTGATCGCGGTCGAGCGATTACACGCCGCGGTGCCGCCCGGGACGGTGCCGGCGGGCACCATCGCGCTCGCCGACCTCGCCGAACATCCGTGGGTGCTCGCCGGCCCGAAGTCGCACTTCGGTCGCGCGGTAAGCCTCGCGTGTCAGCGCGCGGGGTTCGAGCCCAGGATCAATCACGAGGTCGGCGAGCAGGCGACAGCGCTGTCGATGGTCGCTGCGGGGCTGGGCGTCACGCTCGTCTCGGATCTCGGGCTGACGTTGAGCCCGCCCGGAGTCGAGGTGGTGGCGTTGACCGAACCGCTCTTCCGCACGATCTCCATCGCCCATCGCGGAATCGCGTCGGAACGGCCCCCGCTGCGACTCGTGATCGACGCGGTGCGCACCGCCGCAGCAGAACGAGGACTCGCGGCGCAGTAG
- a CDS encoding glutamate dehydrogenase: MTTMAARVDAVDTRRDEPFMRLTWTDPVTGAHGYLVVHTLVGDLATGGTRMRAGCTMSEVEDLARGMAAKTAVFDLPVGGAKGGVDFDPKDPRAVDVLQRFCQAMRPWLNAHWVTAEDLGVPQHLLDEVFERLGLHQSFHAAISRAADPAITLDRVRTSLNAPVDGGFLLGDVIGGYGVAQACIATANAYRWAPAETTVAIQGIGTMGGGAAWYLHEAGMRVTAVADAAGTLYCADGLDIPKLLDLRDEYGEIDRSRVPSHVEQLPRDAVIGIPADVFVPAAISYAITAENVGRVAGRVVIEAANSATTPDAEAVLTGRGIPVIPDFVANAGAVAWAWWVLLGWVGTDPEDSFQRLRSEMLTKITLLVERWALDRVPPRQTARELGATNHAPTASRTIIIP; encoded by the coding sequence ATGACCACCATGGCAGCACGCGTCGACGCGGTGGATACCCGCAGGGACGAACCCTTCATGCGTCTCACCTGGACCGACCCGGTGACAGGTGCGCACGGTTATCTCGTCGTCCACACCCTGGTGGGCGATCTGGCGACCGGCGGCACCCGCATGCGGGCCGGGTGCACGATGTCGGAGGTCGAGGACCTGGCGCGCGGCATGGCCGCGAAGACCGCGGTGTTCGACCTGCCGGTGGGCGGCGCGAAGGGCGGGGTCGACTTCGACCCGAAGGATCCCCGTGCCGTCGATGTGCTGCAGCGCTTCTGCCAGGCGATGCGTCCCTGGTTGAACGCGCACTGGGTCACCGCCGAGGACCTGGGCGTTCCCCAGCACCTCCTCGACGAGGTCTTCGAGCGGCTCGGTCTGCACCAGTCCTTCCACGCCGCGATCAGTCGCGCGGCGGACCCGGCGATCACCCTCGACCGGGTACGCACCTCCCTGAACGCGCCGGTCGACGGCGGCTTCCTGCTGGGCGACGTGATCGGTGGTTACGGCGTCGCGCAGGCCTGCATCGCCACCGCGAACGCATACCGCTGGGCGCCGGCCGAGACCACCGTCGCGATCCAGGGAATCGGCACGATGGGAGGCGGCGCCGCCTGGTACCTGCATGAGGCGGGCATGCGCGTCACCGCGGTCGCCGATGCCGCCGGAACGCTGTATTGCGCTGACGGACTGGACATCCCGAAACTGCTCGACCTCCGCGACGAGTACGGGGAGATCGACCGGTCCCGCGTCCCGTCGCATGTCGAGCAATTGCCGCGCGACGCGGTGATCGGCATTCCCGCCGACGTCTTCGTCCCCGCCGCCATCTCTTACGCCATCACGGCGGAGAACGTCGGCCGGGTCGCCGGACGGGTCGTGATCGAGGCCGCGAACTCCGCGACGACGCCGGACGCCGAAGCCGTGCTCACCGGCCGCGGCATCCCGGTGATCCCGGATTTCGTCGCCAACGCCGGTGCGGTCGCGTGGGCGTGGTGGGTGCTCCTCGGGTGGGTGGGGACCGATCCTGAGGATTCGTTCCAGCGCCTGCGCAGCGAGATGCTGACCAAGATCACGTTGCTGGTCGAGCGGTGGGCGCTCGATCGGGTGCCGCCGCGGCAGACGGCACGCGAACTCGGCGCGACCAACCACGCGCCGACGGCCTCGCGCACGATCATCATCCCCTGA